GCAGACCCCGGAGAGCGCGCGGTCGAAAACGCAGAACGTGGTGCGTGAGCAGCTCGTGAGCGCCGACGTGTTGGGGATGGCGGGTCCGGGGAAGAAGATCGCGGCCGTGATGCCGTGTACCGTGATCGAGCCGGGCGACATGGCGGACCAGCTCCTGAACCGCAAGAAGCACCCGCTCTGGCGCGGGGAGCGGTCCGGGATCTTGAAGTCGCTCCCGAAGAACCTGGACAAGTGGGACGAGTACCTGGAGGAGTACGCGCGGTGCGCGCAGCTCGAGCCCCCGGACTTTACCGACTCGAACGCGCTGTACCGGCGCATGCGAACCGTTCTGGAGGAAGGGGCGGTAGCGAGCTGGGAGGCGCGCAAAGACCCCGGGGACGTGAGCGCGATTCAGCACGCGATGCACATCCGGTTCCGCGACCCGTTCGCGTTCGCGGCCGAGTACATGAACGATCCGAAGCCGTTGCACGCGGTCGCGGCGTCGGTGCTCAACGGGGACGCGCTGGCGAAGAAGGTGACGAACCTGGCGCGCCTCGTCGTCCCGCGCCCCTGCACGCGGGTGACGGCGTTCATCGACGTGGGCGCGCACCTGCTGTGGTACGCGGTGGTGGCGTGGGACGAGCGGTTCGGCGGGTCCGTGATCGACTACGGCGCGTACCCGGACCAGAACCGCATTTACTTCGCGGCAGCGGACGCGCGGCACACGCTCGGCACGGTTCCGGGGATGGAACGGGTGCCCCAGGAGGCCGCGATTTACGCCGGGCTCGCGGCGCTCACGACGCGGATTCTCGACCGGAAGTACGTGCAGGAGGAGACGGGGACCGAGTTGCACGTGCGCCAGTGCCCCATTGACGCGAACTGGGGGCCGTTCACGGACCTGGTGTACGACTTCTGCCGGCGCGACGGGCACGCGGGTGTGCTGCTCCCGTCGCACGGGAAGTACATCGGGCCGAAGGCCACGCCGATCAACGGTTGGGCCAAGCGGAGCCCGGACGAGGTGAAGGGGCCGGGGTGGAGGATCTCGACCGCGGAGACCGGGAAGCGGGGCCGCAAGGTGGTGTTCGATACGAACCACTTCAAGACGTTCCTCGCGGAGCGGTTCCGCACCCCGCTCGGGGCGCCCGGGTGCCTCACCCTGTTCAACGCGCCGGAAGGCGGGCACCAATTGTTCGCGGACCACTGCACGGCCGAGTACCCGAAGCCCCGCGAGGAGGGCGCGGCCGGGTACGCGGTGGACGAGTGGGTGAGTCGGATGAACCGGGACAACCACTTGTGGGACTGTGTGGTGGGGAACGTGCTCGCGGCGAGCCTGACCGGGTTGCGCTGGGACGCGGGCGCGGCGAGCGGGGTGAAGCGCCCCGAACTGCCCACGGCGCCGACGTTGAGCTTTAGCGAGGAACAGCGCCTGGCCCGCGCCGAGCGGGGACGGACCTTTGGAGGCCGACGATGAGCGACAGCATTCCGAGCGGGATCGCGTGCCCGCGGTGCAAGGGCACGGACTGGAAGGTCGAGGAGACGCGCGCGTACCGCAACCGCCTGGTGCGTGTCCGCGCGTGCAAGGGGTGTTTCCTGCGCGTCCGCACGCGCGAGGTGCTCGAGGCGCTGAACCACGGTCCGAAGAAGCCCCGGACCCGCCAATCTTGCATATGAGATCGCGCGCCCGGATCTGAACCCGGGCGCAACTCCCACGCATCTCTCGGGCCGCGCGAGACGTTAGGGTGAGAGAGTCGTTCTCTCGCCCACCGTTCCGCGGGGTGTTCTCGTGGCCGATCCCGTCACTCCCGACACGATCGCCGAGGCCGCGAACGCGCCCGCCAGCGCGAGCGCGGACGGGCGCTCGGCGTCGTCCCACTCCATCTCCGACATGCTCGCGGCCCTGGCCGCAAAGAAGACCGCGGACGCGGCCGAGGGTACCAACCCCCTCGGCGGCGCCCGGTCCGCGTGGAACATGACGCGCCCCGCGAAGGGCGTTCTCCCGGGCACCACGGGCCGCACCTAATGGCTTCACTCCCGCGCTACATGCGGCCCCTGGCCGATCGGGAGCCCGCGCGCGCCACTCCCGCGCCGTCCGCGCCCCCGCCCGCCCCGTCCGACGAGCGGGGCAAGGTCGGGAAGCCCGCGCACGTGCGCGCGCGTTACGACGCGGCCGGCACGAGTGACGAGAACCGGAACCACTGGGCGAACGCGGACGGGATGAGCCCGAACGCGGCGAACTCCCCGGCCGTGCGCCAGATCCTGCGCAACCGGTCCCGGTACGAATCGCAGAACAACGGGTACTGCAAGGGGTTACTGCGGACCCGGCGGAACGACGTGATCGGGACCGGCCCGCGCCTGCAGGCCGCGCTCCCGGATTCGTTCACGTACTACGACATCGACTTCGGTACCCTCACGGCGGACGTGCCCGCGGGTGCCGCTTCCGCGGTCGAGCGCAAGTGGGTCGAGTGGTGCGACCGCATCGGGCTCGCGGACAAGCTCCGCGTCCTCGTGGAAACCGGGGACCGGGACGGCGAAACGTTCGCGGTCATGGTGAACAACCCGGGGCTCCCGGCGGACGGCCCGCAGCTCGACGTGCGGTTGTACGAAGCGGACCAGGTGACCACGCCGGATTTGTGGTGGAACGACCCGCTTGCGGTGGACGGGATTCGGTTCGACGCGCACGGGAACCCGGTCGAGTATCACTTCCTGCGCGCGCACCCGGGTGACCTGATCGGGAAGGCGCTCACTTACGATCGGGTGCCCGCGTCGGCCGTGTTCCACTGGTACGATCCGGACCGCCCGAACCAGGCCCGGGGCATCCCCGCGACCACGCCCGCGCTCCCGCTGTACGCACAGATTCGCCGGTACACGCTCGCGGCGCTCACCTCGGCCGAGGTCGGGGCCACGATCTCGGGCGTGATGAAGACCCGGGGCATGTCGCCCGAGTACCAACCGGCGACCGACGCGAACGGGGCCGCACCCACGCGCCCCCGGTTCGACCGCGTGGAACTCGAGCGCGGCGCGCTGCTCACGCTCCCCGAGGGGTGGGAGGCGGACGCATTCGACCCGAAGCAACCAGTGGCCGGGTACGGGGAGTTCAAGCGCGAGATCCTGACCGAGAGCGGGGCCGCGCTGAACGCGCCGCGCAACATCAGCACCAAGAGCAGCTCCGAGTACAACTACTCGTCGGCCCGGCTCGACCACATCCCGTACCGGGCCGAGGTCGCGATCATCCGCGACCGGTTGCGCCGGCACATCCTCGATCGCCTGTTCCGCGCGTGGCTGAAGGAGGCGGTGCTGATCCCGGGGTACCTCCCGGCGAAGGTGCCCCCGGCCGCGTTGTGGTCCCTGTCGTGGCAGTGGGACGGGGTGCCCTCGATCGACCCGGTTAAGGACGCCACGGCCGACGACATCGGGCTCAAGAACGGCACCAAGACACTTTCGGACGTGCTCGCCGACCGCGGCAAGAGCTGGGAAGAGCACCTGCGCCAGAAGGCGCGGGAAATCACGTTGGCCCGGAAGCTCGAGAAGGAGAACGGGCTCGCCCCGGGCACGTTGTACCCGCTCACCCCGAGCACCGGGACCGCCCCCCAACCCGTCGAGGAGCCGGCCGATGCCGAACCGACAGCAGCGGCGTAAGGCCGTGAGCGTGGCCCGTCGCGAGACCCGCCAGATCAAGGCCGCGGTTACGGCCGCGCGTGCGGTCGCGGGCTCGATCCCGAAGACGGTTCCGCCCCAGCGCATCAGCGGGCGGGCCGCACCGGTCGCGATCACCGGGGCCGAGGCGCCGACCGCGGACCAGCCGGCCCGGTTCGAGATGGTGGCGTACACCGGTGAGGCCATGCGCATCGGGTGTTACGGCGATCCGGTGATCGTGGACCTGGAGACCGCGGACCTGAGCGAACCGCTCATTCCGGCCCTTTACGACCACTGGGCGCACCTGTCGGACATCGTGGGCCAGGTCGAGGGGCTCGCGATCGAGAACAAGGAACTCGTGGCGCGCGGGCGGTTCACGCCGATCGCGCCGGACCCGAGCGGGCGCGGGGGCAACCGGGCCGGTGAGGTGCTCGCGCTCGCGCGCCAGGGGTACCAGTGGCAGGCCAGCGTGGGCGCGGACCCCGCGCAGGTGGTGAAGATCGAGGCCGGGGCCGTGGGCGTGGCCAACTGGGGCCGCGAGTACCCGGGGCCGTGTGTGATCGGCCGCGGGTGCAAGTTCCGCGAAATGTCGTTCGTGGTTCTGGGCGGGGACCGCAAAACACGCGTGTTGGCCGCCCGGGACCGTACCAGCAACCGACTCAAACCCATTCGAGGGTCCGCAATGCCGACGTTTGAAGAGTGGCTCGCCGCGCTCGGGTTCCCGGACGCGAGCGCCCTGGACGCGACCCAGAGCGCGAACCTGAAGCTCATGTACCAGGGCGAGTACCCGGACGGGGACGCCGGGGACGCCGAGACCGAACCCGCGACGGAACCGCCCCCGGTGGAACCCGTTACGGCCGCCGCGCAGCGCCCCGCGATCCGCGCGACCGGGCGAGCAAACATGATTGCGGCGTCGAACCGGGCTTATGCGGCGAACGTGGAGCGCGTCGAGCGCATTAACGCGATCCACGCCGAGCACGGGTGCCCGCAGATCGACGCCGGGGGCGGGCGCATGGTGTCGTTGGCGGCCCACGCGATCCGCTCGAATTGGGACGTGTCCCGCACCGAACTGGCCGCGATCCGCGCGAGCCGCCCGAACCCGGAGCCGAACCGGACCCGGGACACCGACGCGAACCGGTTGCAGGCCGCGACCGTCGAGGCCGCGATCCTCATCACGGCCGGGTTCAGCGCGGACCGGGTGGGGCTGTGGGTCGCGTCGTCGGACCGCGAACGGGTGATGAACGAGGCGGTGGGCTCGCGGTTCCGCGGGTACTCGCTCCACGCGGTCATGGACGAGACCATTCGCGCGGCCGGGCACCACTTCCACGGGTCGCGCAAGTCGGACGACTTCATTCGCGCCGCGCTCGACGCGGACCGGATGATCCGCGCGAGCCAGGGGTTCACCACGGTGAGCCTCTCGAACGTGCTCGGGAACACCGCGAACAAGGCCATGAACGCGGCTTACGAGGCCCAGGCGGTCGCGTGGAAGCTGATCGCGGCCGTGCGCAGTCACAGCGACTTCAAGGCCGTGACCCGGGTGCGCCTGGACAGCACCGGGGCGTTCAAGAAGGTCGGTCAGGACGGGGAGCTGAAACACGTCGGGCTGTCCGAGGGCGCGTACACGAACCAGCTCGCGACGTTCGGGGCCATCATCGCGCTGACCCGGCAGATGATGATTAACGACGACCTGCAGGCGTTCCTGGAAATCCCCCGGCTGCTCGGGCGCATGAGCGCGCTGCGGATCGAGGAGCTGGTGTTCGTGACGCTGCTCTCGAACCCGGGGAGCTTCTTCAGCGGGGGTAACGGGAACCTGTTGACCGGGGCCGGGTCCGCGTTCGGGGTGGCCGCGCTGACCGCGTCGGAAGCGGCGTTCGACAACCAGGTGGACAGCAACGGGAAGCCGATCCTCACGGTCCCGGACCGGGTGCTCGTGCCGACCACGCTGAAGACCCCGGCCGCGATCATGTACAAGGACACGACGCTCGTCACCACGACGGACACCCAACTGTACAGCGCGGACAACCCGCACGCGGGCAAGTACCAGCCCGTGGTGAGCCCGTACCTGAACAACACCGCGATCAAGGACCAGGACGGGGCCGCGATCACCGGGCAAAGCTCCACGGCGTGGTACCAGTTCGCGAACCCGGCGGTCCGGGCCGCGATCGCGGTGGCGTTCCTCAACGGCCAGGAGACCCCGACGATCCAGGACGCGGAGACCGACTTCTCGACCCTCGGGCGCCAGTGGCGCGCGTTCCACGATTTCGGGGTGGGGATGGAAGACACGACCGCGGTCGTGAAGAACGCCGGCGCCTAACCGACCGTAGCCGCGGCGGATAGTCCGCGGCTGTTTGCAGGGTGGAGAAGAAGCATCTCACCTGGCTCATAACCAGGAGGCCGTCGGTGCAAGTCCGGCCCCTGCGACCTCTGCTTTTTCAGCCCCTTTGGAGCGAGACCGATGAACCCGACACACAAGCGGATTGCGGAAATGGCGGCCGGCTGGGAGGGCTCCAAAGCGGAGATCACCCTCTCGCCGAGGGACGCGCAGCTCCTCACGGAGCGGGGCGCTAAGGTGAAGCCCGGGCGCCGCGAGTTCGACCCGGCCACGATCGCGGCCCCGGACCTGTGCGCCGCGGTCGAGGAGATGCTGCTCGACAGCATCCGGGACGAGCTGGGGATCGAGAAGGAGGCGCCCAAGGTCGAGCCGGTCGGGGACGACGGGCTCGACAAGAAGACGGTCGCCGAGCTGCGCGCGCTCGCGGCGGCCGAGTCCGTCGCGGTGAGCGCGGACGTGAAGAAGGCGGACGTGATCGAGGCCATCCGCAAGGCCCGCGCCCCGAAGTAGTCCCCGCGCGTCACGCGGACGCCGGCCCACCGCACACCCTTTTAATCGGAGAACGGTCATGCCCTTTGAAGCTCGTTACTTGCACGGCACCCCGGTCATGGTGGACCACACCCCCGGGTCCGCGATCGCGGCCGGTGTGGTGGTCGTCACCAACGATACCCCGCGCGTGGCCCACCTGGACCTGCCCGCGAACGCGCTCGGCGCGCTGGCGAGCGGGGGCGGGGTGTACGAGATGGTCGGGGACGGGGCGATTGCGGCCGACAAGAAGGTCTATTGGGATTCGACCAACCGCAAGGTCACGCTCACCGCGAGCACGTTCAAGATCTTCGGCGTCACGGTGACCGCGTGCGCCGCGAACAACGGGCTGTGCCAGGTGCGCCACGATCCGGGCGCGTAGCACCGTGGCCCCGGACTGATTGAACCCCGCGGCCGAGCGCCCCGGCCGCTTTCCCGTTCGCCCACACCGAGGCTCGACCAATGGCCGACACCAGCACCGCGAAGAAGCCCGCCCCGAAGGGCATCCCGACGACCGACACCCTCGGCGCCACGTTCCCGGGCAGCGCGAACGCGCTCGTGATCCCGGACCCCGAGGTGAGCCCGCGCGACCGGGTGACCGAGGCGGTGCGCGGGAAGCCCGCCCGTTCGCTCGTGGAGGTGTTCGCGGCCGACGTGGTCGCGCTCGCGGCGCTGGTCCCGGAGCCGGCCCACACCCCGGTTATCGGCGCGCTCCGGGACGGGGCCGCGAGCGCCGTGCGCGACAGCCAGACCCCGAGCGCGCAGACCGTGTACCAGGTGGCCGGGCAGCTCGCGCACCTGCTGGGGTCCGCGTCGTGAGCCTGCTCAACAAGGCGCGCAGTTGGCTCACGGAAAAGGTCGAGCAGGCGGCCGGGGAGCTGGTCACGTACTCGCGCTCCGGCGAGTCCTACCCGGTCACCGCGGTTGTGGGTCAGACGCTCGCCAGTGAGGTCGAGCAGGGCGCGGCCCGGATCGCGTACAGCGACCGGGATTACCTGATCGCGGTCGCGGCGCTCAAGGATCTGGGGTTCGGGCGCCCGCGCATCGGGGACACGATCGCCCACGTGATCGACGGCGAGGAGATCGTGTTCGTGATCGGGAACCTGGACGGCGCGGAACCCGCGGTCCGGTTCATCGACCAGGGCCGCGACGTGTGGCGCATCCACGTGAAGCGCAAAGAGGACTGAGCCGTGCACGGGCCGAGTCTGGGGCGGGCGTTCGGGAATGCGTTCACCGGGCTCCTGGTGCTCGCCGGGTGCGGCGGGCTCATCGGGGCCGTCGGAATCGTGTTCGGTATCGCCGTGTTGATCTGGAAGTGAGCCATGCCCACGACGCCGACGCTCATTTTGTGCGAACAGCTCGCCGCGGCCCTCCGGGGCGCGTGGCGGCCGGTCGCGCCGTCGGCCGTGGAGTGGCACTACTTCCGGCGCCTCGGGGACGCCGAGGAGGGCGAGCACCGGGTGCGCGGGCGCCAGGTCATCATCTACCCGACCGGGTACGACAACGCGCCCGAGACGCGCGGTGAGGACCGGTACACGCACCAAATCACCGTTCACGTGGCCGAGCGGTACCCCGATGCGGGCGATCCGCCCCGGGATTGGGTCACCGAGCGCGTGGACTTCGTGTTCGATCGGATCGTCCAGGGGTTCGACTTCGGGCGCGAGTCCCCGGACTGGAACCCGAAGCTCATCACCGAATCCGCGGTGGTGACCGTGTGCGAGGTGGACCGGCTCCTCGGCGCCGGGAATTTGTTTCTGTCGGTGGTCGAGCTGACGTTCTCCGAACTTCGAGACGCTTAACGAGGTGCCCAGATATGCCCGCACAGACGCAGATCCTCACCGGCATCGGCGCGGTTCTGTACAAGAACTCCGGCTCCTACGGCACCCCCACGTGGGGCGCTCAGAACATCATCCGGTCCGTGTCCCCCGCGTTCCCGTGGGACTTCGCGGACGCGCCCTCACGGGCCACGCCGATCAAGATCTACGGCAAGGTCGCCGTGGACCTGGCGATTCAGGTGATGATGCGCGCGGACCCGGCGGACGCGAACTATGCCGCGTGGGTCGATGCGCACTGGTCCCGTACCGCGGTGCTCGACCTGCTCATCCTCAACGCGAAGCTCGCGACCGAGGGCGCCCGGGGGCTCCGGGGCGAGTTCCTGATCTCGCTCAGCGGTGAGCCCCAGGAGATCGACGGGACCATCTTCTCGACGTTCGACATCAAACCCACGATCACCACCAACGGCTTGCCGAAGTCGGCCGTGATGGGCGCGAGCAGCACTCCGACCTTCACCGATATCACGGTGTAAGGGAGCGGCCGCCGAGCGGCGCTTCGCCGCGACCGGTTGCGAGGTGCGGGATGGCGTTCGACTTCTCCTTCGAGGCGCTCAAGGACGGGTTCTTCGACACGAAGGCCGTCATGGACGCGGCCATGAAGGAGTACCGCAAGACGGCGGGCCGGTTCGGGGCGTTCACCCGGACCCGGATGAAGTCGAGCCTGCGCTACAAGCCGGGCAAGAGCCGGCCCGGGGAACCGCCCCACGTTCACCGGTCGCGGTCCAAGTACACGCGCCCGAAGAAGGCGACGGACGGAACCACGGTGCGCCGGCAGGTGTCCCCGCTGAAGGAGCTGATCTTCTTCGCGTTCGACAAGGAAACCGAGTCGGTCGTCATCGGGCCGGTGAAGTTCGGGGGCGCGGACGCGAAGGTGCCGGGGCTGTTGGAAAAGGGCGGGTCCGGGACGTTCAAGGCGTCCCGGACCGGTGAGCGCAAGCGCGGTTCCTGGTCCGCGCGCCCGTTCGTGAAGCCCGCGGGGGACGCGGAAGCGGCGAGCGGGAAGTTCCTCAAGGGGTGAGTTGTGAACCGTTTCAAGGACAACGCGGGGCGCGAGTGGGCGGTGGCGATCCACGTTCACGCGGTCGAGCAGGTCGAGGCCCGGTGCGGGGTGAAGATCGCGGGGCTGTTCCGGGACGGGCTCGCGGGGCTCCTCGAGCTGAGCGCGGACCCGGTCAAGTTCGTTCGCGCGCTGTGGGTGCTCGTCGAGGACCAGGCCGAGAAGTTCGGGGTGAAGCCCGAGCAGTTCGGGCGCGCGCTCGGCGGGGACGCGCTCGAGGCGTCGTTCGAGGCGTTCGTCCACGCGCTGGCGGATTTCTCCCCGAGCCGTCTGCGTCCCGCGATCCGGACGCTGGCGGCGAAGACGACCCCGGACGCGCGCCCCTCGACCTCGTCCAACTCTGCTACGAACTCGGGGGCATCGTCGGAGTCGATCCCGGCCGGCTGACGTTGCGGAAGTTGGTGTGGATGGCGACCGCCCGGAAGCGCGTGGACGGGCAGTTGTCCGCGTGGCACCTGGCCGGGATCGTGGGGTTCATGCCCCTCACGGGGAAGTTCCTGAACCCGAACGCGATCAACCCGTTCGGGGACGGGGCCGGGGGCACGGCCGAGGGGCAGCGGGAAATCGATCGGGTGCGGGAGTTCATCCGGTCGCGCGGGATCGCGTCGTTCGGGGGCACCGGGAGGGCGTGAGTCATGGCCGGAAGTGCGGGCGACGTGCGTGCGGGCGGGGCGTGGTACGAGCTGTGGGGCAAGGACAAGCTCACCCCCCTCTTGGAGAAGGCCAAGAAAGGGGCCGAGTCGTTCGGCGGGGCCATGAAGTCACTCGGCAAGAGGGCCGGGGTGGGCGCGGACGCGGCGTTCGGGGGCGTCAAGGACGGGCTCAAGGGGCTCGCGATGTCCCTCGGGCACGAGGCGTTCAAGGGCGTCGTGTCGCTCATCAGCGGGTTGGAGGATCTGAAGAAGGAGTACGAGAAGACGGCCCGGATGCTCGCGCAGCTCGACGCGATGACCGAGCGCAACATGGCCAAGCGCACCGAGATGATCGAAGCGGAGATCGACCCGAAGAAGAAGGTGCTCGCGATTGATAAGGAGATTGCCAAGTTGCAACAGGACGACGCGATCTCGCGGAGCCTGAACACGCAACTCCAGGAGCAAAAGGACCGCACCGGGATGTTCAAGCGGAAGGGCACCACTTACGAGCGCCTCCAGGGGTTCTCGATGTGGTGGCAGGGGGAGCAGGAGAGCACCCTTCAGAACGTCC
This region of Gemmata massiliana genomic DNA includes:
- a CDS encoding terminase gpA endonuclease subunit, with amino-acid sequence MAKKKRPAKKPPAREKAPTRPAAKKPAPPAVPPPRVPRVAAPAPGDGERDRKAAVSRKRHDTSREAGFPPNIADPDRREACSRSLKLFCETYSPQAFAMGWSESHLRAIARMEEAATRGALFAFAMPRGSGKTTISRMAALWATLNAVCRYAFVIGATSDKAGQSLDAMKTLIRFSDTLADDYPEVSHYARALNGIANRATGQTCDGVSTMIEWSADGIVFPTVPPPENWPEHWPLRGDGMVPTSGIVIATSGLTGDGLRGSVKQLTNGENVRPDFVLLDDPQTPESARSKTQNVVREQLVSADVLGMAGPGKKIAAVMPCTVIEPGDMADQLLNRKKHPLWRGERSGILKSLPKNLDKWDEYLEEYARCAQLEPPDFTDSNALYRRMRTVLEEGAVASWEARKDPGDVSAIQHAMHIRFRDPFAFAAEYMNDPKPLHAVAASVLNGDALAKKVTNLARLVVPRPCTRVTAFIDVGAHLLWYAVVAWDERFGGSVIDYGAYPDQNRIYFAAADARHTLGTVPGMERVPQEAAIYAGLAALTTRILDRKYVQEETGTELHVRQCPIDANWGPFTDLVYDFCRRDGHAGVLLPSHGKYIGPKATPINGWAKRSPDEVKGPGWRISTAETGKRGRKVVFDTNHFKTFLAERFRTPLGAPGCLTLFNAPEGGHQLFADHCTAEYPKPREEGAAGYAVDEWVSRMNRDNHLWDCVVGNVLAASLTGLRWDAGAASGVKRPELPTAPTLSFSEEQRLARAERGRTFGGRR
- a CDS encoding phage major capsid protein, translating into MPNRQQRRKAVSVARRETRQIKAAVTAARAVAGSIPKTVPPQRISGRAAPVAITGAEAPTADQPARFEMVAYTGEAMRIGCYGDPVIVDLETADLSEPLIPALYDHWAHLSDIVGQVEGLAIENKELVARGRFTPIAPDPSGRGGNRAGEVLALARQGYQWQASVGADPAQVVKIEAGAVGVANWGREYPGPCVIGRGCKFREMSFVVLGGDRKTRVLAARDRTSNRLKPIRGSAMPTFEEWLAALGFPDASALDATQSANLKLMYQGEYPDGDAGDAETEPATEPPPVEPVTAAAQRPAIRATGRANMIAASNRAYAANVERVERINAIHAEHGCPQIDAGGGRMVSLAAHAIRSNWDVSRTELAAIRASRPNPEPNRTRDTDANRLQAATVEAAILITAGFSADRVGLWVASSDRERVMNEAVGSRFRGYSLHAVMDETIRAAGHHFHGSRKSDDFIRAALDADRMIRASQGFTTVSLSNVLGNTANKAMNAAYEAQAVAWKLIAAVRSHSDFKAVTRVRLDSTGAFKKVGQDGELKHVGLSEGAYTNQLATFGAIIALTRQMMINDDLQAFLEIPRLLGRMSALRIEELVFVTLLSNPGSFFSGGNGNLLTGAGSAFGVAALTASEAAFDNQVDSNGKPILTVPDRVLVPTTLKTPAAIMYKDTTLVTTTDTQLYSADNPHAGKYQPVVSPYLNNTAIKDQDGAAITGQSSTAWYQFANPAVRAAIAVAFLNGQETPTIQDAETDFSTLGRQWRAFHDFGVGMEDTTAVVKNAGA
- a CDS encoding DUF2190 family protein, encoding MPFEARYLHGTPVMVDHTPGSAIAAGVVVVTNDTPRVAHLDLPANALGALASGGGVYEMVGDGAIAADKKVYWDSTNRKVTLTASTFKIFGVTVTACAANNGLCQVRHDPGA
- a CDS encoding phage portal protein, translating into MASLPRYMRPLADREPARATPAPSAPPPAPSDERGKVGKPAHVRARYDAAGTSDENRNHWANADGMSPNAANSPAVRQILRNRSRYESQNNGYCKGLLRTRRNDVIGTGPRLQAALPDSFTYYDIDFGTLTADVPAGAASAVERKWVEWCDRIGLADKLRVLVETGDRDGETFAVMVNNPGLPADGPQLDVRLYEADQVTTPDLWWNDPLAVDGIRFDAHGNPVEYHFLRAHPGDLIGKALTYDRVPASAVFHWYDPDRPNQARGIPATTPALPLYAQIRRYTLAALTSAEVGATISGVMKTRGMSPEYQPATDANGAAPTRPRFDRVELERGALLTLPEGWEADAFDPKQPVAGYGEFKREILTESGAALNAPRNISTKSSSEYNYSSARLDHIPYRAEVAIIRDRLRRHILDRLFRAWLKEAVLIPGYLPAKVPPAALWSLSWQWDGVPSIDPVKDATADDIGLKNGTKTLSDVLADRGKSWEEHLRQKAREITLARKLEKENGLAPGTLYPLTPSTGTAPQPVEEPADAEPTAAA